The following proteins are co-located in the Mycolicibacterium goodii genome:
- a CDS encoding HpcH/HpaI aldolase/citrate lyase family protein, with the protein MTNLLRRSELALPACNDHMFDKGVTCGADLVFLDLEDATPVGLKVESRAKAIHALTQLDWGRTARAVRINGLDTEWCHDDIIEILTHAGDHLDTIVIPKAKTARDVWWVDVLLTQLEAKLGLDKTIRLEVLIEEVEGLANAEDIVRASPRLDAVIFGVGDFSLSQGARVDTNFDPLGEYPGDFWVYARNKIMVAARIAGIDAIDSPYPDYRNLEGYKRDARRSSLLGYTGKWAIHPDQVPIANEVYAPTADEIARAERNVAAYREAEAKGRGAVGVEGVLVDAAHVKMAEKTLARAALISGGR; encoded by the coding sequence GTGACCAATCTGCTGCGCCGCTCCGAACTCGCGTTGCCGGCTTGCAACGACCACATGTTCGACAAGGGCGTCACGTGCGGCGCCGATCTGGTGTTCCTGGATCTGGAGGACGCCACACCGGTGGGGCTCAAGGTGGAATCGCGTGCCAAGGCCATTCACGCGCTGACCCAGCTCGACTGGGGCCGCACCGCGCGCGCGGTCCGGATCAACGGCCTCGATACCGAATGGTGCCATGACGACATCATCGAGATCCTCACGCATGCAGGAGATCACCTCGACACCATCGTGATCCCGAAGGCCAAGACGGCGCGGGATGTGTGGTGGGTCGACGTCCTGCTGACCCAGCTGGAGGCGAAGCTCGGTCTGGACAAGACGATCCGCCTCGAAGTCCTGATCGAGGAGGTCGAGGGACTGGCCAACGCCGAGGACATCGTGCGGGCCAGTCCCCGGTTGGATGCGGTGATCTTCGGCGTCGGGGACTTCTCTCTGTCGCAGGGTGCCCGCGTGGACACCAACTTCGACCCGCTCGGCGAGTATCCCGGCGACTTCTGGGTCTACGCACGCAACAAGATCATGGTGGCGGCCCGGATCGCCGGGATCGACGCGATCGACTCACCGTATCCGGACTACCGGAACCTGGAGGGCTACAAGCGGGACGCCCGTCGGTCCTCGTTGCTGGGGTACACCGGCAAGTGGGCCATCCACCCCGACCAAGTGCCGATCGCCAACGAGGTCTACGCGCCCACTGCCGACGAGATCGCCCGTGCCGAACGCAATGTCGCCGCGTACCGGGAGGCAGAGGCCAAGGGTCGGGGCGCGGTCGGCGTCGAGGGCGTGCTGGTGGACGCCGCACACGTCAAGATGGCCGAAAAGACTCTGGCCCGGGCGGCGCTGATCAGCGGGGGTCGATGA
- a CDS encoding short-chain fatty acyl-CoA regulator family protein, with protein MCPVAKTFVGPRLRRLREEHGLTQVALARALGLSTSYVNQLENDQRPVTVPVLLSLSERFDLPTHYFTPDSDARLVSDLRDILVDSAATPAQIEELVARMPAVGQTLVALHRRLFDATTELEAMHTRASADAPVPLQQPMPFEEVRDFFYDRKNHIAELDRAAEGVFDRRGLRIGGLDAQLAELLSEELGINVVIDDGEVLSANAKRFYRPDQATLYVARWLHPGQRAFQIATQYALLTQADLIAALVADADDLSTEAREVARIGLANYYAGALLLPYRMFLSAAEELRYDIDRLARRFEVGFETVCHRLSTLQRPDARGVPFIFVRTDNAGNISKRQSATAFHFSRVGGNCPLWVVHQAFAQPGQFVTQVAQMPDGRSYFWIARTTAPSQSSYLGPTKSFAIGLGCDLAHADRLIYSAGIDLADEAAAVPIGAGCKVCERPACPQRAFPYIGRPVKVDPHASSDLPYPTVIDPR; from the coding sequence CTGTGCCCGGTGGCTAAGACGTTCGTAGGCCCCCGCCTACGCCGGTTGCGGGAAGAGCACGGCCTGACTCAGGTCGCGCTGGCGCGTGCCCTGGGCCTGTCGACGAGCTACGTCAACCAGTTGGAGAACGACCAGCGTCCGGTTACGGTGCCGGTCCTGTTGTCGCTGTCGGAGCGCTTCGACCTGCCGACCCATTACTTCACCCCGGACTCGGATGCCCGGCTGGTTTCCGACCTGCGCGACATCCTGGTCGACAGCGCGGCCACCCCGGCGCAGATCGAGGAACTTGTCGCCCGGATGCCCGCCGTCGGGCAGACGTTGGTGGCACTGCACCGCCGATTGTTCGACGCGACCACCGAACTCGAGGCGATGCACACCCGCGCCAGCGCGGACGCGCCGGTGCCGTTGCAGCAGCCGATGCCGTTCGAGGAGGTCCGCGATTTCTTCTACGACCGCAAGAACCACATCGCCGAACTCGACCGAGCGGCGGAGGGTGTGTTCGATCGCCGCGGCCTGCGGATCGGCGGGCTCGACGCTCAGCTGGCCGAGCTGTTGTCCGAAGAACTGGGCATCAACGTCGTCATCGACGACGGAGAAGTGCTGAGCGCCAACGCCAAACGCTTCTACCGGCCCGATCAGGCGACACTGTACGTCGCCCGCTGGCTACATCCCGGCCAGCGGGCCTTCCAGATTGCCACCCAGTACGCGCTCCTGACCCAGGCCGACTTGATCGCCGCGCTGGTCGCCGATGCCGACGACCTCAGCACCGAGGCAAGGGAAGTGGCGCGCATCGGACTCGCGAACTATTACGCGGGCGCACTGCTGCTGCCGTACCGGATGTTCTTGTCTGCGGCCGAGGAGTTGCGCTACGACATCGACCGGCTGGCCCGTCGCTTCGAGGTCGGCTTCGAAACCGTGTGCCATCGGCTGTCGACGCTGCAGCGCCCCGACGCCCGCGGGGTTCCGTTCATCTTCGTGCGCACCGACAACGCCGGAAACATCTCGAAACGGCAGTCCGCGACCGCCTTTCACTTCTCGCGCGTCGGTGGAAACTGCCCGCTGTGGGTCGTGCACCAGGCATTCGCCCAACCGGGGCAGTTCGTCACCCAGGTCGCCCAGATGCCCGACGGACGGTCCTACTTCTGGATCGCCAGGACCACCGCACCTAGTCAGAGCAGTTATCTCGGGCCGACCAAGAGCTTTGCGATCGGTCTTGGTTGCGACCTCGCCCACGCTGATCGGCTGATCTATTCAGCGGGTATCGATCTCGCCGACGAAGCCGCCGCGGTCCCGATCGGCGCCGGATGCAAAGTGTGCGAACGTCCCGCATGCCCTCAGCGCGCGTTTCCCTACATCGGACGTCCGGTCAAGGTCGACCCGCACGCCAGCAGCGACCTGCCCTACCCGACGGTCATCGACCCCCGCTGA
- a CDS encoding CaiB/BaiF CoA transferase family protein — translation MLEGVRVLDFATLAAAPLAATYLGEFGAEVIKVEQPHHGDPIRTWGNQRDGVGLMWKSVSRNKKSITLDLRSAEGQALAHRLVEHADVVVVNTRPQTLARWNMGYETLRRINDQIVMLHITGYGLSGPKAERPGFGTLGEAMSGFAHLTGEADGPPTLPPFMLADGVASLNAAYAVMMALYHRDVHGGDGQLIDINLIDPLARLLEQTLLGYDQLGLVPMRAGNRWDISAPRNTYQTADGKWLAMSGSSPALALRVFKAIGRADLVSDADFSDPQRRLARAREVDAVVAEWVATKTLAEAMAVFDNAEVAAAPVYDIEGLVADEQLRHRGIFVAVEDSQLGRVTVQAPVPRFSDSDGRIDHLGPALGEHNDEIYGNLLGLLPAELDELRARGVL, via the coding sequence ATGCTCGAGGGAGTCCGAGTCCTGGATTTCGCCACGCTGGCCGCCGCCCCGCTGGCCGCGACGTACCTCGGGGAGTTCGGCGCCGAGGTGATCAAGGTCGAGCAGCCACATCACGGCGACCCGATCCGGACCTGGGGCAATCAGCGCGACGGGGTCGGACTGATGTGGAAGTCGGTGTCGCGGAACAAGAAGTCGATCACTCTCGACTTGCGCAGCGCCGAGGGCCAGGCGCTGGCTCACCGACTCGTCGAGCATGCCGACGTGGTCGTCGTCAACACCCGCCCGCAGACACTGGCGCGGTGGAACATGGGCTACGAGACCCTACGCCGGATCAACGACCAGATCGTCATGCTGCACATCACCGGCTACGGACTGTCCGGTCCGAAGGCCGAGCGGCCGGGCTTCGGCACCCTCGGTGAGGCGATGAGCGGGTTCGCCCATCTCACCGGTGAGGCGGACGGTCCACCGACCCTGCCGCCGTTCATGCTGGCCGACGGGGTGGCGTCGCTGAACGCCGCATACGCCGTGATGATGGCGCTGTATCACCGCGACGTGCACGGCGGCGACGGTCAGCTGATCGACATCAATCTCATCGACCCGCTGGCCCGGCTGCTGGAGCAGACACTCCTGGGCTACGACCAATTGGGGCTGGTGCCTATGCGTGCCGGAAACCGCTGGGACATCTCGGCGCCACGCAACACCTATCAGACCGCCGACGGCAAGTGGCTGGCGATGTCGGGAAGCTCACCGGCACTGGCACTTCGGGTGTTCAAGGCCATCGGGCGTGCCGACCTCGTCAGCGACGCCGACTTCTCCGACCCGCAGCGCCGGCTGGCGCGGGCGAGGGAAGTCGATGCCGTCGTCGCGGAGTGGGTGGCCACCAAGACCCTCGCGGAGGCGATGGCGGTGTTCGACAACGCGGAGGTGGCCGCGGCCCCGGTCTACGACATCGAGGGCCTGGTCGCCGACGAGCAGCTGCGCCACCGCGGCATATTCGTGGCTGTAGAGGACAGCCAGTTGGGCCGCGTGACGGTGCAGGCACCGGTGCCGCGGTTCTCGGACAGCGACGGACGCATCGACCACCTCGGCCCGGCCCTGGGCGAACACAACGACGAGATCTACGGAAACCTGTTGGGCCTGTTGCCGGCCGAACTCGACGAACTGCGCGCCCGAGGCGTGCTCTGA
- a CDS encoding GntR family transcriptional regulator codes for MDIGGTVRERAARELRNRILTGALPAGTRIDLDAITAEFATSRTPVREALLELSFEGLVRVAPRSGITVIGISSADVLDSFTILGVLTGQAAAWAAERVTDDELDQLRALAAGVAEHCGDDAIGEANWRFHQALHRAAHSPRLLAAIKQAARVVPTNFLVLFPEHEKHSLSEHEELIDALEKRDPVRARAIAERHVLEAGRSLAEWLDRRNDDRSGSLPTAR; via the coding sequence ATGGACATCGGCGGAACGGTGCGCGAACGCGCTGCCCGAGAGCTCCGCAACCGCATCCTCACCGGCGCGCTACCTGCCGGAACGCGGATCGACCTCGACGCGATCACCGCCGAGTTCGCCACCAGTCGAACGCCGGTGCGCGAGGCGTTGCTCGAGCTGTCGTTCGAGGGCCTGGTACGCGTGGCCCCGCGCAGTGGCATCACGGTAATCGGCATCAGCTCGGCCGACGTCCTCGACAGCTTCACAATCCTCGGAGTCCTCACCGGGCAGGCGGCGGCCTGGGCCGCCGAGCGGGTCACCGACGACGAACTCGACCAGCTGCGGGCATTGGCCGCCGGCGTCGCCGAACACTGCGGCGACGACGCCATCGGTGAAGCGAACTGGCGTTTCCACCAAGCCCTTCACCGCGCCGCCCACTCCCCAAGGCTGCTCGCTGCGATCAAGCAGGCGGCACGCGTGGTCCCCACCAACTTCCTGGTCCTGTTCCCCGAGCACGAGAAGCACTCGCTGTCCGAGCACGAAGAGCTGATCGACGCGCTGGAGAAACGCGATCCCGTCCGGGCCCGCGCGATCGCCGAGCGCCATGTGCTGGAGGCTGGCCGATCCCTGGCCGAGTGGCTGGACCGCCGAAACGACGATCGGTCAGGGTCGCTGCCGACAGCCCGGTAG
- a CDS encoding LLM class flavin-dependent oxidoreductase yields the protein MGQRRTDKMSLVAFMQAGSTSVYAGSWRHPATEHGYLDAAYYAKVGRQLEEGCFDLMFFDDRLAMPGIYGGSVAEAVRYGARPVKLDLSVILGVLAQATSHIGLGATYSTTYYQPFHVARTFASLDHLSRGRAAWNVVTSVNDSEAQNFGVDAHLGHDERYDRADEFLDVVTGLWDTWDDDAIRHDRAGGMYADPDKVHELRHQGKYFSARGPLTVPRTPQGRPVILQAGSSGRGRDFASRWAELIFTGDPGLAIAREHYADQKARIAEAGRNPSAVRICPMAYAVVGESESHAKEREAMFLHDLVDPMASLTLLSELMNYDFAAHGLDDPVTDELIASVSGIRGLVQNIRNHIGGDTVTVRDLAGHRATLLQGPRFVGTGPQVADQMAEWFEAEACDGFVLAATHMPGAFEDVVRMVVPELQRRGLFRSAYEASTLRGHLGLERPASTRLSA from the coding sequence ATGGGTCAGCGTCGCACCGACAAGATGTCTCTGGTTGCTTTCATGCAGGCGGGAAGCACCTCCGTGTATGCCGGATCGTGGCGGCACCCCGCCACCGAACACGGCTATCTCGACGCGGCGTACTACGCCAAAGTCGGGCGGCAGCTGGAGGAAGGCTGCTTCGATCTGATGTTCTTCGACGACCGACTTGCGATGCCCGGCATCTACGGCGGTTCGGTCGCCGAAGCGGTCCGATACGGCGCGCGCCCGGTCAAACTCGACCTCAGCGTCATCCTCGGCGTACTCGCCCAAGCGACATCGCACATCGGCCTCGGCGCCACGTATTCGACGACGTACTACCAGCCGTTCCACGTCGCGCGGACGTTCGCCAGCCTGGATCACCTGTCGCGCGGACGGGCCGCATGGAATGTGGTGACCTCCGTCAACGACAGCGAGGCCCAGAATTTCGGCGTCGATGCCCATCTGGGCCACGACGAACGCTATGACCGCGCAGACGAGTTCCTCGACGTGGTCACCGGACTGTGGGACACCTGGGACGACGACGCCATCCGGCACGACCGGGCCGGTGGCATGTATGCCGACCCCGACAAGGTGCACGAACTCCGGCACCAGGGCAAATACTTCTCGGCTCGCGGACCGCTGACGGTACCCCGGACCCCGCAGGGCCGGCCGGTCATCCTGCAGGCCGGGTCCTCGGGACGGGGACGCGACTTCGCCTCCCGCTGGGCGGAATTGATCTTCACCGGGGATCCCGGCCTGGCGATCGCACGAGAGCACTACGCCGACCAGAAGGCTCGTATCGCCGAAGCTGGACGCAACCCGTCGGCCGTGCGCATCTGCCCGATGGCCTATGCCGTGGTCGGCGAGAGCGAGTCGCACGCCAAGGAACGTGAGGCGATGTTCCTCCATGACCTCGTCGACCCGATGGCGTCGCTCACGCTGCTGTCGGAACTGATGAACTACGACTTCGCTGCGCATGGCCTGGATGATCCGGTGACCGACGAGCTGATCGCGTCGGTGTCGGGGATCAGGGGGCTGGTGCAGAACATCCGTAACCACATCGGCGGGGATACGGTGACGGTGCGTGACCTCGCCGGGCATCGGGCGACGCTGCTGCAAGGTCCCCGCTTCGTCGGGACCGGCCCCCAGGTAGCCGACCAGATGGCCGAGTGGTTCGAGGCGGAGGCCTGCGACGGGTTCGTCCTGGCCGCCACGCACATGCCCGGAGCATTCGAAGACGTGGTGCGCATGGTGGTGCCGGAACTGCAGCGGCGCGGGCTGTTCCGCAGTGCCTACGAGGCGTCGACCCTGCGCGGGCACCTCGGATTGGAGCGGCCCGCATCGACCCGATTGAGCGCGTAG